In one window of Pseudorasbora parva isolate DD20220531a chromosome 7, ASM2467924v1, whole genome shotgun sequence DNA:
- the negaly6 gene encoding neuromast-expressed gpi-anchored lymphocyte antigen 6 isoform X2, with protein sequence MCVTASVNFGTIAVVMNNQCCNTNLCNDNQSEPGPPRRIPNGIQCYTCKGENCSSTLPCADEEDHCIKATVNTDGKIIMKGCATRSLCDGDLSNPIGQTSVTVDLTCCKGHLCNSAQTVTPGRLFQLGLLVYAIVHTSF encoded by the exons ATG TGTGTGACTGCATCTGTAAACTTTGGAACTATAGCTGTAGTCATGAACAATCAGTGCTGCAACACTAACCTCTGCAATGATAACCAGAGCGAACCAG GACCACCCAGAAGGATCCCAAATGGAATACAATGCTACACCTGCAAGGGAGAAAACTGCTCATCAACTTTACCTTGTGCTGATGAAGAAGATCATTGTATCAAGGCAACAG TCAATACTGATGGAAAGATTATAATGAAAGGATGTGCTACCAGAAGTTTGTGTGATGGTGACCTGTCCAACCCGATCGGCCAGACCAGTGTCACGGTGGACCTGACCTGCTGTAAAGGACATCTCTGCAACAGCGCTCAAACAGTCACTCCGGGCCGCTTGTTTCAGCTGGGGCTTCTGGTGTATGCCATAGTACATACATCATTTTGA
- the negaly6 gene encoding neuromast-expressed gpi-anchored lymphocyte antigen 6 isoform X1: protein MKITSYGNNTLTDMIMKNCTLTRQCVTASVNFGTIAVVMNNQCCNTNLCNDNQSEPGPPRRIPNGIQCYTCKGENCSSTLPCADEEDHCIKATVNTDGKIIMKGCATRSLCDGDLSNPIGQTSVTVDLTCCKGHLCNSAQTVTPGRLFQLGLLVYAIVHTSF, encoded by the exons ATGAAAATCACATCTTATG GAAACAACACATTGACTGACATGATTATGAAGAACTGCACTCTAACTCGACAGTGTGTGACTGCATCTGTAAACTTTGGAACTATAGCTGTAGTCATGAACAATCAGTGCTGCAACACTAACCTCTGCAATGATAACCAGAGCGAACCAG GACCACCCAGAAGGATCCCAAATGGAATACAATGCTACACCTGCAAGGGAGAAAACTGCTCATCAACTTTACCTTGTGCTGATGAAGAAGATCATTGTATCAAGGCAACAG TCAATACTGATGGAAAGATTATAATGAAAGGATGTGCTACCAGAAGTTTGTGTGATGGTGACCTGTCCAACCCGATCGGCCAGACCAGTGTCACGGTGGACCTGACCTGCTGTAAAGGACATCTCTGCAACAGCGCTCAAACAGTCACTCCGGGCCGCTTGTTTCAGCTGGGGCTTCTGGTGTATGCCATAGTACATACATCATTTTGA
- the smg9 gene encoding nonsense-mediated mRNA decay factor SMG9 isoform X2, translating into MSESGHSQPGMYGQGRRRRRRRDRDPGPPGQNLSGPSRDRDYVPRERRDGSEEPSGPLLQKTPIILAKPPGERISSKPSAPASGAPSLEKPIMLIKTRDEGGKPGNTPDVPPSASGAGTVKLEREAVIGQTKLLPPEKMKHSIKLVDDQMNWCDSAMEYLRDQTDMLVVGVIGLQGTGKSTIMSLLSANSPEEDQRAYVFRAQTQEIKERAGNQSSGIDFYITQERVIFLDTQPILSPSILDHLINNDRKLPPEYNLPHTYVEMQSLQITAFLFTVCHVVIVVQDWFTDINLYRFLQTAEMLKPSTPSASHDSTGSSGADDGSEYYPHIVFLQNKARREEFCPRNLKKMHMAVDKLMAHSHLKYKGTLSMLDCNIFPGLNRDYLETEVNLFLLPMMENDGEDALTRAGSGPPLFSLLPGYRGHPSFSSLVSKFRSQILAMSRSQLSHTILTEKNWFHYAARIWDGVKKSSALSEYSRLLS; encoded by the exons ATGTCGGAGTCCGGTCACAGTCAGCCCGGTATGTACGGACAGGGAAGGAGGAGGAGGCGACGGCGAGACCGAGACCCAGGACCGCCTGGTCAAAACCTCTCAGGCCCCAGTCGTGATCGAGACTATGTTCCTCGTGAGCGTAGG GATGGGAGTGAGGAACCTTCAGGACCTCTTCTACAGAAGACCCCCATTATTCTTGCTAAACCTCCTGGAGAGCGAATAAGT TCCAAACCAAGTGCTCCAGCGAGTGGAGCCCCGTCTTTGGAAAAGCCGATCATGCTCATTAAGACCAGAGATGAAGGGGGGAAACCTGGGAACACTCCGGATGTTCCTCCTTCAGCCTCAGGGGCAGGAACTGTCAAACTAGAGAGGGAAG CTGTGATTGGCCAGACTAAGCTCCTCCCCCCTGAGAAAATGAAGCACAGCATAAAGCTGGTAGATGACCAAATGAATTGGTGTGACAGCGCAATGGAG TATTTGCGAGACCAGACGGATATGTTAGTAGTGGGAGTCATTGGACTACAAGGCACAGGCAAGTCCACAATCATGTCTCTCCTGTCTGCAAACAGCCCCGAAGAGGACCAGAG GGCATATGTATTCAGAGCTCAGACGCAGGAGATCAAGGAGAGAGCTGGGAACCAGAGCAGTGGAATCGATTTCTACATCACTCAGGAGAGGGTCATCTTTCTGGACACGCAG CCAATTTTGAGCCCTTCTATTTTGGATCATCTCATTAACAATGACCGCAAGCTTCCGCCCGAATACAACCTCCCACATACGTATGTGGAGATGCAG TCTCTGCAGATCACTGCCTTCCTCTTCACTGTATGCCATGTTGTGATTGTGGTTCAGGACTGGTTTACTGATATCAACTTATATAG GTTTTTGCAGACTGCTGAGATGCTGAAACCCTCGACTCCATCCGCCAGTCATGACAGCACCGGCTCCTCAGGGGCAGATGATGGCTCTGAGTATTACCCCCACATAG TTTTCTTGCAGAACAAAGCGAGAAGGGAGGAGTTCTGTCCACGAAACTTGAAGAAGATGCATATGGCAGTTGACAAGCTTATGGCTCATTCTCACCTAAAATATAAAG GCACATTATCCATGCTGGATTGTAACATATTCCCGGGACTGAATCGAGACTACTTGGAGACAGAAGTCAATCTTTTCCTCTTACCTATGATGGAGAATGATGGGGAAGATGCTTTGACAAGAGCAG GTTCAGGTCCCCCTCTTTTCTCTCTGCTGCCTGGTTACAGAGGTCATCCCAGCTTTTCTTCACTGGTTTCTAAATTCCGCAGTCAGATCCTGGCTATGTCCCGCAGTCAGCTCTCACACACAATCCTCACTGAGAAAAACTG GTTTCACTATGCAGCTAGAATTTGGGATGGTGTTAAGAAGTCATCTGCACTCTCTGAGTATAGCCGGCTGCTGTCATAG
- the LOC137083508 gene encoding urokinase plasminogen activator surface receptor: MALHITLLLTCVFFSKALTMKCYTCTGPPGTCTVALATCPYRCGATATNIYTDGKKLDSYMKTCADPVLCVNGSMNSGQTKVTFNTQCCNNADYCNSENAPDLPKQPLNGKRCYTCNDTDCSKTLACEGDETQCFVTTVDLIVKKVTMKGCSSKLFCGTNGTQPLGLPVKLYGTAVNMKCCEGNLCNTAQSLRVYFVMLVPLLSLFLLF; the protein is encoded by the exons ATGGCACTGCACATCACTCTGCTTCTCACCTGTGTTTTTTTCTCCAaag CACTGACAATGAAGTGCTATACATGTACAGGCCCACCAGGAACATGTACAGTAGCTTTAGCAACCTGTCCGTATCGCTGTGGAGCCACGGCCACAAACATTTACACGG ATGGCAAAAAATTAGACAGTTACATGAAGACCTGCGCAGATCCTGTTTTGTGTGTTAACGGGAGCATGAATTCTGGACAAACCAAAGTGACCTTCAACACCCAATGCTGTAACAATGCTGATTACTGCAACTCTGAAAATGCACCAG ACTTGCCAAAACAGCCTCTCAATGGGAAGCGCTGTTACACCTGCAATGACACTGACTGTTCAAAAACGTTGGCTTGTGAGGGTGATGAGACTCAGTGCTTTGTTACAACAG ttgACTTGATTGTCAAAAAGGTGACCATGAAAGGATGTTCAAGCAAGTTGTTCTGCGGGACCAACGGAACACAACCTCTGGGATTACCTGTAAAGTTGTATGGCACTGCTGTTAACATGAAATGCTGTGAGGGAAACTTGTGTAACACTGCTCAGAGCTTGAGAGTTTATTTTGTGATGCTGGTACCACTTCTCTCTCTATTTCTGCTCTTTTGA
- the smg9 gene encoding nonsense-mediated mRNA decay factor SMG9 isoform X1 has protein sequence MSESGHSQPGMYGQGRRRRRRRDRDPGPPGQNLSGPSRDRDYVPRERRDGSEEPSGPLLQKTPIILAKPPGERISSKPSAPASGAPSLEKPIMLIKTRDEGGKPGNTPDVPPSASGAGTVKLEREGQRPTQPVYQIQNRGMGSAASGGAVDPVIGQTKLLPPEKMKHSIKLVDDQMNWCDSAMEYLRDQTDMLVVGVIGLQGTGKSTIMSLLSANSPEEDQRAYVFRAQTQEIKERAGNQSSGIDFYITQERVIFLDTQPILSPSILDHLINNDRKLPPEYNLPHTYVEMQSLQITAFLFTVCHVVIVVQDWFTDINLYRFLQTAEMLKPSTPSASHDSTGSSGADDGSEYYPHIVFLQNKARREEFCPRNLKKMHMAVDKLMAHSHLKYKGTLSMLDCNIFPGLNRDYLETEVNLFLLPMMENDGEDALTRAGSGPPLFSLLPGYRGHPSFSSLVSKFRSQILAMSRSQLSHTILTEKNWFHYAARIWDGVKKSSALSEYSRLLS, from the exons ATGTCGGAGTCCGGTCACAGTCAGCCCGGTATGTACGGACAGGGAAGGAGGAGGAGGCGACGGCGAGACCGAGACCCAGGACCGCCTGGTCAAAACCTCTCAGGCCCCAGTCGTGATCGAGACTATGTTCCTCGTGAGCGTAGG GATGGGAGTGAGGAACCTTCAGGACCTCTTCTACAGAAGACCCCCATTATTCTTGCTAAACCTCCTGGAGAGCGAATAAGT TCCAAACCAAGTGCTCCAGCGAGTGGAGCCCCGTCTTTGGAAAAGCCGATCATGCTCATTAAGACCAGAGATGAAGGGGGGAAACCTGGGAACACTCCGGATGTTCCTCCTTCAGCCTCAGGGGCAGGAACTGTCAAACTAGAGAGGGAAGGTCAGCGGCCAACTCAACCCGTGTATCAGATCCAGAACAGAGGCATGGGCTCAGCTGCGTCCGGTGGAGCTGTGGATC CTGTGATTGGCCAGACTAAGCTCCTCCCCCCTGAGAAAATGAAGCACAGCATAAAGCTGGTAGATGACCAAATGAATTGGTGTGACAGCGCAATGGAG TATTTGCGAGACCAGACGGATATGTTAGTAGTGGGAGTCATTGGACTACAAGGCACAGGCAAGTCCACAATCATGTCTCTCCTGTCTGCAAACAGCCCCGAAGAGGACCAGAG GGCATATGTATTCAGAGCTCAGACGCAGGAGATCAAGGAGAGAGCTGGGAACCAGAGCAGTGGAATCGATTTCTACATCACTCAGGAGAGGGTCATCTTTCTGGACACGCAG CCAATTTTGAGCCCTTCTATTTTGGATCATCTCATTAACAATGACCGCAAGCTTCCGCCCGAATACAACCTCCCACATACGTATGTGGAGATGCAG TCTCTGCAGATCACTGCCTTCCTCTTCACTGTATGCCATGTTGTGATTGTGGTTCAGGACTGGTTTACTGATATCAACTTATATAG GTTTTTGCAGACTGCTGAGATGCTGAAACCCTCGACTCCATCCGCCAGTCATGACAGCACCGGCTCCTCAGGGGCAGATGATGGCTCTGAGTATTACCCCCACATAG TTTTCTTGCAGAACAAAGCGAGAAGGGAGGAGTTCTGTCCACGAAACTTGAAGAAGATGCATATGGCAGTTGACAAGCTTATGGCTCATTCTCACCTAAAATATAAAG GCACATTATCCATGCTGGATTGTAACATATTCCCGGGACTGAATCGAGACTACTTGGAGACAGAAGTCAATCTTTTCCTCTTACCTATGATGGAGAATGATGGGGAAGATGCTTTGACAAGAGCAG GTTCAGGTCCCCCTCTTTTCTCTCTGCTGCCTGGTTACAGAGGTCATCCCAGCTTTTCTTCACTGGTTTCTAAATTCCGCAGTCAGATCCTGGCTATGTCCCGCAGTCAGCTCTCACACACAATCCTCACTGAGAAAAACTG GTTTCACTATGCAGCTAGAATTTGGGATGGTGTTAAGAAGTCATCTGCACTCTCTGAGTATAGCCGGCTGCTGTCATAG